From the Mycobacterium noviomagense genome, the window ACCACATTCGCCCCGGTCTGCCCCCCACGGTGATCCATGTGTCCGGTTGTGAAGTCTTGCTGCATGACGCTCGGCTGGCCGCGCGGCGGCTGACCGCGGTGGGAGTACCGGTTCAGCTGCGGGTGTGGCCCGGCCAGATGCACGTGTTTCAGATCGCGGCGTCGATGGTGCCGGAGGCCAACCGGTCGTTGCGCCAGATCGGCGACTACGTCCGTGCGGCAACCGACCGACACGACGTGCACGTCGGCGGTTATCACCGCTCCAACCTCTCATCTGCTAGCCACCGTCCGGTGACCAAACGGCACAATGAGATTCACGCCGACGCGGTTGCCGGCCGCGGCCGCTGCGTCGCAGTCGGGTCCTGCTGACCGAGGACCAACCACTGTTGGAAACCGGTGTTCGCGACCACCTCATAAGACGACGGTCTTGTTGTCGTATCGGATGACGCGGTCCTCGCAGTGCCACAGCACCGCACGGGACAACGTGACGCGTTCGACGTCGGCGCCGAGGCGCGCCAGATCCTCGACGGTGTGACAGTGATCTACCCGGACGGCGTCCTGCTCGATAATCGGCCCGTCAGCGAGCTGTTGGGTCACGTAGTGAGCGGTGGCGCAGACGAGCTGGACCCCGCGCTCCTTGGCCAGCCGGTATGGGGCTGCGCCGATGAACGCGGGAAGGAAGGAGTGGTAGATGCTGATCACCGGACAACCGACCTCTTCGAGGAAGTGCGGGCTGAGGATCTGCATGTAGCGCGCCAACACCACGAGGTCCACATTGCCGCGCAACAATTCAAGCTGGCGTCGTTCGGCCTCGGCGCGGATCTGCTTATGAGCGGGAGTATGAATGAACGGCGTCCCGAACGGGCGGACCCGGTCAGCCAGGTCGGGATGGTTGGCGATCACCATCACCACCGACATGTCCAGGTCACCGCGTTGGTTGCGCCACAACAAGTCCAGCAGACAATGGTCTTCCTTGGAGGCCATGATGGCGACCCGTTTGGGCTTGGCTGCCTCAGTGAGCGAAAATTCCATATCGAACTTCTCGGCCACATGTTCGGCGAATTCGCGAGCCAAAGCGTCGCGCGCGGCCGTCAAACCGGACAGGTGAAAGACCGTGCGCTGCATGAATGTTCCGCCGGTCTGCTCGGTCGAATGCTGGTCCAACGAAATGATGTTTGCGCCTGCCTGAGCCAGGAACGAGCTCACCGCTGCCACCAGTCCGGGTTGGTCGGCGCAACGTAGCAACAGCCGGCCGATGTCCTTGACCGGCAACACATCGCCGCCCGCGGGGGCAAACCTTTCGCCGGCGGCGGACCCGTGGCCTTCGCCATTGAGTCGGATGGACATCTTTCGCACGCTCCC encodes:
- the purU gene encoding formyltetrahydrofolate deformylase yields the protein MSIRLNGEGHGSAAGERFAPAGGDVLPVKDIGRLLLRCADQPGLVAAVSSFLAQAGANIISLDQHSTEQTGGTFMQRTVFHLSGLTAARDALAREFAEHVAEKFDMEFSLTEAAKPKRVAIMASKEDHCLLDLLWRNQRGDLDMSVVMVIANHPDLADRVRPFGTPFIHTPAHKQIRAEAERRQLELLRGNVDLVVLARYMQILSPHFLEEVGCPVISIYHSFLPAFIGAAPYRLAKERGVQLVCATAHYVTQQLADGPIIEQDAVRVDHCHTVEDLARLGADVERVTLSRAVLWHCEDRVIRYDNKTVVL